In Limisalsivibrio acetivorans, one genomic interval encodes:
- a CDS encoding PA2779 family protein — protein sequence MIAFKNWMLALFMAAVMFSVSGPLQVASAGMVSTSEFSMSVKAEEAREYVSSVMARDDFRNELMSMGVAPEEAEKRVQGLSDAEVIALSGKLKNAPAGGDLGGIVGALVLIFLVLLFTDIMGYTNVYKFTR from the coding sequence ATGATTGCATTTAAGAACTGGATGCTGGCACTTTTTATGGCCGCAGTGATGTTCTCTGTTTCGGGGCCTCTTCAGGTTGCTTCGGCGGGGATGGTTAGCACTTCCGAGTTTTCCATGTCTGTGAAGGCGGAGGAAGCCAGGGAGTATGTATCATCCGTTATGGCGAGGGATGATTTCAGGAATGAGCTGATGAGTATGGGAGTTGCACCTGAAGAAGCTGAGAAGAGGGTTCAGGGACTAAGCGATGCTGAGGTTATAGCACTTTCGGGCAAGCTTAAGAATGCACCCGCAGGTGGCGATCTCGGCGGTATAGTCGGCGCACTTGTTCTCATCTTCCTTGTACTTCTTTTCACAGATATCATGGGTTATACAAACGTTTACAAGTTTACAAGATAA
- a CDS encoding MarR family transcriptional regulator produces MENIDAVIGSLEQITRIFKQFESQTVEVDGYKLSATQMLFLKIINEEECIYVGRLAQMMGRSAASLTAILDRLEERGLAVRDRNKPDRRKVFVRLTETGRIVVEKLPATSRDDFLMEFSKLDDDKKKQISLSMQQVIELMQKSLDYRTDD; encoded by the coding sequence GTGGAAAATATTGATGCAGTAATCGGTTCACTTGAGCAGATAACCCGGATCTTTAAGCAGTTTGAATCTCAGACAGTTGAGGTGGACGGGTACAAGCTGAGTGCTACCCAGATGCTTTTTTTGAAGATTATTAACGAAGAAGAGTGCATTTATGTCGGCAGACTTGCCCAGATGATGGGACGTTCCGCCGCCTCGCTTACAGCCATACTCGACAGGCTCGAGGAGCGGGGTCTGGCTGTGCGTGACAGAAATAAGCCCGATAGAAGAAAGGTTTTTGTTAGGCTGACAGAAACCGGTAGGATCGTTGTCGAAAAGCTCCCTGCCACTTCAAGAGACGACTTTCTTATGGAGTTTTCAAAACTTGATGATGATAAAAAGAAACAAATCAGCCTATCTATGCAACAGGTTATTGAACTCATGCAGAAAAGTCTGGACTACCGTACAGACGACTAA
- a CDS encoding sensor histidine kinase: protein MVFSKYQEETKVSKAYSSLFWLFTLVALFFSSRYNYLLFHSLSELFSIVIAGGIFLIGWHSRSFIKNNYLLFISVPYLFIGLLDMLHTLSYPGMEIFTDYDFYANQLWIAARYMESITLLIAFFVIKKEENVDVFKLFVVYFIITGLIILSIFVWRIFPVCFIEGEGLTTFKKVSEYIISAVILFSIFLLYKRREYFDSYVYRYMMYSFFFTIGAELAFTFYIDNYGISNLIGHYFKLFSFYCIYRSVVRTGLEEPHRIIFHELVTKERRLQEANATKDKLFSILLHDLRGPIGGLASFLDVFKNDFDSYDKDFLRKFIIQAQKDTQNLYELLENSFSWARAQTGLIKPNIRDVDTMDLLKDTADQLSVLAVKKGIQMDVDGSPCGRVKTDPDLLITIVRNLAGNSLKYTPEGGKVTLACGRKGESVFVSVIDTGMGMSEKKQEGLFDITNKESRPGTDGEKGTGLGLVICREFADLLGGSLKVESEEGKGTAITLFLPVSQEA from the coding sequence ATGGTATTTTCAAAATATCAGGAAGAGACTAAGGTTAGTAAAGCATACAGCTCTTTGTTCTGGCTGTTTACTCTGGTTGCGCTTTTCTTTTCCAGCAGATATAACTATCTCCTGTTCCACAGCCTTTCAGAGCTGTTCAGTATAGTCATTGCAGGTGGTATCTTCCTTATCGGCTGGCACTCGCGCAGCTTCATAAAGAATAATTACCTCCTCTTCATCTCCGTTCCCTATCTTTTCATCGGGCTTTTGGATATGCTGCATACGCTAAGCTACCCGGGGATGGAGATATTCACCGATTATGACTTTTACGCAAACCAGCTCTGGATTGCGGCAAGGTATATGGAGAGCATAACTCTCCTCATCGCCTTCTTTGTTATCAAGAAGGAAGAGAATGTTGATGTCTTTAAGCTCTTTGTAGTCTATTTCATCATAACAGGGCTTATCATCCTCAGTATATTTGTTTGGCGCATCTTTCCTGTCTGTTTTATTGAAGGAGAGGGGCTTACCACCTTCAAGAAGGTGAGCGAGTATATTATCTCCGCTGTTATACTCTTCTCCATCTTTCTGCTCTATAAACGCAGGGAGTATTTCGATTCCTACGTTTACAGGTATATGATGTACTCCTTCTTTTTCACCATAGGTGCGGAGCTTGCCTTCACCTTCTATATCGATAATTACGGCATATCCAACCTTATAGGGCATTACTTCAAGCTTTTCTCCTTCTACTGCATCTACCGTTCTGTGGTTCGAACCGGGCTGGAGGAGCCGCATAGGATAATCTTCCACGAGCTTGTGACCAAAGAGAGAAGGCTGCAGGAGGCAAACGCCACAAAGGATAAGCTCTTCTCCATACTCCTCCATGACCTAAGAGGACCCATCGGAGGTCTTGCATCCTTTCTTGATGTGTTTAAGAACGATTTCGACAGCTACGACAAGGACTTCCTGCGTAAATTCATCATTCAGGCGCAGAAGGATACCCAGAACCTCTATGAGCTTCTGGAGAATTCATTCTCATGGGCCAGGGCGCAGACCGGACTAATTAAGCCGAATATCCGTGATGTCGATACCATGGACCTGCTTAAGGACACAGCTGATCAGTTGTCTGTTCTGGCCGTTAAAAAAGGAATCCAGATGGATGTTGACGGCTCACCCTGCGGTAGGGTGAAAACGGATCCGGATCTTCTTATAACCATCGTGAGAAACCTGGCCGGAAACTCGCTGAAGTACACCCCGGAAGGGGGAAAGGTGACTCTGGCATGCGGCAGGAAAGGGGAGTCTGTTTTTGTTAGTGTTATCGATACCGGAATGGGGATGAGCGAGAAGAAGCAGGAAGGTCTCTTCGATATCACAAACAAGGAATCCAGACCCGGAACCGATGGGGAGAAGGGCACAGGACTTGGTCTTGTTATATGTAGGGAGTTTGCGGATCTTCTCGGCGGAAGTTTGAAAGTTGAAAGCGAAGAGGGTAAAGGGACAGCTATTACACTCTTTCTTCCCGTTTCACAGGAAGCCTGA
- the proV gene encoding glycine betaine/L-proline ABC transporter ATP-binding protein ProV, translated as MENVEKIRVENLFKVFGPKPQKAIELTEEGFSKEEILEKTGSTVGVCDASFTVNQGEIFVVMGLSGSGKSTLVRMLNRLIDPTAGHVYIDGEDVASMPRDELVEIRRHKMSMVFQSFALLPHITVLQNVTFGLELGGIDKQQREERAMKALEQVGLDAWASSMTNELSGGMQQRVGLARALAVDPDIMLMDEAFSALDPLIRTEMQDELVKLQAKSKRTIVFISHDLDEAMRIGDRIAIMEGGRVVQVGTPEEILQNPADDYVRAFFRGVDPTNILTAGDIASKTQVTILRHPGEGPRGALQRLISHDREYGYIVDADQKFIGMVSADSLREVLDKNEKASIDEAFIDMTPAGAGDSMQDILPEVTNKPFPIPVLDEESRYMGVISKNRFLRTLHRSNEQAEEQQQEGVK; from the coding sequence ATGGAAAACGTTGAAAAGATCAGGGTTGAAAATCTGTTTAAGGTTTTTGGTCCTAAACCTCAAAAAGCTATAGAGCTTACTGAGGAGGGTTTCAGCAAGGAAGAGATTCTTGAAAAAACTGGCTCCACTGTGGGTGTTTGTGATGCATCATTCACTGTGAATCAGGGTGAGATCTTCGTTGTTATGGGGCTTTCCGGATCAGGAAAATCAACCCTTGTCAGGATGCTCAACAGGCTTATTGATCCCACAGCCGGGCATGTTTACATAGACGGTGAAGATGTTGCATCCATGCCCAGGGATGAGCTTGTGGAGATTAGAAGACACAAAATGAGTATGGTATTTCAATCCTTTGCACTGCTCCCCCATATCACAGTTCTACAGAACGTAACCTTCGGCCTTGAGCTAGGTGGAATAGATAAACAGCAGCGTGAGGAGAGGGCGATGAAGGCTCTGGAGCAGGTTGGGCTCGATGCCTGGGCTTCCAGCATGACAAACGAACTCTCTGGGGGTATGCAGCAGAGGGTCGGCCTTGCACGTGCACTGGCGGTGGATCCGGACATTATGCTCATGGACGAGGCGTTCAGCGCCCTTGATCCCCTTATCCGTACAGAGATGCAGGATGAGCTTGTTAAGCTGCAGGCGAAATCAAAAAGAACCATCGTCTTTATCTCCCATGACCTGGACGAAGCTATGCGTATTGGTGACAGGATCGCAATCATGGAAGGTGGACGTGTTGTTCAGGTTGGAACGCCGGAGGAGATACTTCAGAACCCCGCAGACGACTACGTTCGGGCATTCTTCCGTGGTGTTGACCCCACAAATATCCTCACAGCAGGGGATATCGCCAGCAAAACTCAGGTAACCATCCTCAGACACCCCGGGGAAGGACCCAGAGGGGCTCTGCAAAGACTTATCTCCCACGACAGGGAGTACGGCTATATTGTTGATGCTGATCAGAAGTTTATTGGAATGGTCTCCGCAGATTCACTCCGTGAAGTTTTGGATAAAAACGAGAAAGCTTCAATCGATGAAGCGTTTATCGATATGACACCCGCAGGGGCAGGGGACTCAATGCAGGATATCCTCCCCGAAGTGACAAACAAACCTTTCCCCATTCCCGTCCTCGATGAAGAGAGCAGATATATGGGAGTTATTTCAAAGAACAGGTTCCTCAGAACGCTCCATAGAAGCAACGAGCAGGCTGAGGAACAGCAGCAAGAGGGGGTTAAATAG
- a CDS encoding YbaN family protein encodes MKLILTGAGFISLGLGVAGMFLPVLPTVPLILLASFFFARSSERFHKWLLEHPRFGGYIKSYSAGEGLPMGVKKRAIAMLWLSIALSSALTYQRIWLPVLLFCIGTGVSIYILRLPVKREERV; translated from the coding sequence ATGAAGCTGATCCTCACGGGAGCGGGCTTTATCTCCCTCGGGCTGGGCGTTGCGGGGATGTTTCTACCCGTACTCCCCACCGTACCCCTTATTCTGCTGGCATCCTTCTTCTTTGCCCGCTCATCGGAGCGATTCCACAAATGGCTTCTGGAGCATCCCAGATTCGGCGGATACATAAAGAGCTATTCAGCTGGCGAAGGCCTGCCTATGGGCGTTAAAAAGAGGGCAATAGCTATGTTGTGGCTCTCCATAGCCCTCTCCTCAGCCTTAACGTATCAGAGGATATGGCTCCCTGTCCTACTCTTCTGCATAGGCACAGGGGTTAGTATTTATATACTCAGGCTTCCTGTGAAACGGGAAGAAAGAGTGTAA
- a CDS encoding desulfoferrodoxin: MATKKNEIYKCKVCMAEVKVEQGGSGALMCCMTKMDKIG; this comes from the coding sequence ATGGCCACAAAGAAGAATGAGATCTACAAGTGCAAGGTGTGCATGGCAGAGGTTAAGGTGGAGCAGGGGGGAAGCGGCGCCCTGATGTGCTGTATGACTAAGATGGATAAGATAGGCTAG
- the typA gene encoding translational GTPase TypA encodes MAQTRNQRLRNIAVIAHVDHGKTTLVDALFRQSGLFRENQEVDDRLMDSMDLERERGITIAAKNCSVNWQDIKINILDTPGHADFGGEVERALSMVDGAILLVDASEGPLPQTRFVLGKAFEAGLKIIVVVNKIDRADARVDEVLDEIYDLFIDLGADDEQIEFPVLYAIGKQGIAKENLEDEGTDLRPLFDRIVSEIPGPAYDDAEPFQMLVSDLGYSDYLGRLAVGKVINGSAKSNETLVRIGKENDLQTLRVSKLQIYEGMGMVEVNEAEPGEIVIVSGLDDITIGDTICTKDAPKALKRIQVDEPTVSMRFSTNTGPLAGKEGKFVQASKIKERLTKETLMNVAVKFEETEDKDSFVVKGRGEFQMAILAETMRREGFELCIGRPEVIFKERDGQLCEPIESLYVDCEEIFVGVVTEKLSLRKGRLTNLINNGTGRVRMEFSIPSRGLIGYRDEFLSDTKGTGIMNSLLAGYEPHRGEIPSRFTGSIVSDRAGKAVTYALFHLEPRGNLFTRPGDPVYEGMIIGEYNKENDMNANPCKEKKLTNVRASGKDEAAVLTPVPPMTLEKAIHFIAEDELVEVTPESIRLRKQVLSAQERHTNRAKKLSGKN; translated from the coding sequence ATGGCTCAGACTAGAAATCAGCGGCTGAGAAATATTGCCGTTATAGCCCATGTTGACCATGGGAAAACAACCCTTGTGGACGCCCTGTTCAGGCAGAGCGGACTTTTCAGGGAGAATCAGGAAGTGGACGACCGTCTTATGGACAGTATGGACCTTGAACGGGAACGTGGTATCACCATCGCCGCCAAGAACTGCTCCGTAAACTGGCAGGATATAAAGATTAACATCCTCGATACACCCGGCCACGCCGATTTCGGCGGTGAGGTGGAGCGAGCTCTGTCTATGGTTGATGGCGCTATCCTCCTTGTGGATGCCTCCGAAGGACCCCTCCCCCAGACACGATTTGTTCTCGGAAAGGCGTTTGAGGCGGGCTTGAAGATTATCGTTGTTGTAAACAAGATCGACCGTGCCGATGCCCGTGTAGATGAGGTGTTGGATGAGATATACGACCTCTTTATCGATCTCGGCGCAGATGACGAGCAGATCGAGTTCCCCGTTCTTTACGCCATCGGCAAGCAGGGTATCGCTAAGGAAAACCTTGAAGACGAGGGAACGGATCTCCGACCCCTCTTCGACAGGATCGTCAGCGAGATTCCCGGGCCCGCCTACGATGATGCGGAACCCTTCCAGATGCTGGTAAGCGATCTGGGATATTCCGACTACCTCGGCAGGCTCGCCGTAGGTAAGGTTATCAACGGCTCTGCCAAATCGAACGAGACGCTTGTCCGTATCGGGAAGGAGAACGACCTCCAGACACTTCGTGTGAGCAAGCTCCAGATATACGAAGGTATGGGTATGGTTGAGGTGAACGAGGCGGAACCGGGGGAGATCGTGATCGTCTCCGGCCTTGATGATATAACCATCGGTGATACCATTTGCACCAAGGATGCGCCCAAGGCTCTCAAGCGTATACAGGTGGATGAGCCCACGGTCTCCATGCGCTTCTCCACAAATACAGGCCCCCTTGCAGGAAAAGAGGGGAAGTTTGTTCAGGCTTCCAAGATCAAGGAGCGGCTCACCAAAGAAACGCTCATGAACGTCGCCGTTAAGTTCGAGGAAACAGAAGATAAGGATTCCTTCGTTGTTAAAGGTAGGGGTGAATTCCAGATGGCTATCCTCGCCGAAACCATGCGCAGGGAGGGTTTTGAGCTGTGCATCGGAAGGCCGGAGGTTATCTTCAAAGAAAGGGACGGCCAGCTCTGCGAGCCCATCGAGAGCCTTTATGTGGACTGCGAGGAGATCTTTGTGGGTGTTGTTACCGAGAAGCTTTCCCTGCGTAAGGGCAGGCTCACCAATCTCATAAACAACGGTACCGGCCGTGTCCGCATGGAGTTCTCCATACCCAGCCGGGGGCTTATCGGCTACCGTGATGAATTTCTCTCTGACACAAAGGGAACCGGCATCATGAACTCCCTCCTTGCCGGATACGAACCCCACAGGGGTGAGATACCCTCAAGGTTCACAGGCTCCATCGTATCCGACAGGGCTGGTAAGGCTGTTACCTATGCTCTTTTCCACCTTGAGCCCAGGGGTAATTTGTTCACAAGACCCGGCGATCCGGTATACGAGGGTATGATTATCGGCGAGTATAACAAAGAGAATGATATGAATGCCAACCCCTGCAAAGAGAAGAAGCTCACAAACGTTCGTGCTTCGGGCAAGGATGAGGCTGCTGTTCTCACACCCGTTCCCCCCATGACGCTGGAGAAGGCTATTCATTTTATCGCAGAGGACGAGCTGGTGGAGGTTACTCCTGAGTCGATTCGCCTCAGAAAACAGGTTCTTTCAGCCCAGGAAAGGCACACCAACAGGGCGAAGAAACTTTCAGGTAAAAACTAG
- a CDS encoding PA2778 family cysteine peptidase, with product METSSFKAALLCAVFIFLSACTAKVSPVWESEVTSSVSVENVPFYPQEEYQCGPASLAAVLDYSGVDVQLDNLTGAVYTPSRKGSLQTAMLSGARRFGRVPYKIGTPAELRDSLAMGYPVVVLQNNGLRFAPVWHYAVVTGLYPDEKKVRLHSGLEKDLILDEATFEHTWNRGGKWGFILPEPYGIPGFVSTSSYVDSVTAFEKVGGDPAEYYRGAYSEWSDNPLAGMAYANYLYGEGELAHAAEVYENLVEANPDRGVLWNNLANILLETGDYDKALDAAERAVSLGGRFSKQAGQTLNEIKEEVQNGHKEE from the coding sequence TTGGAAACATCAAGCTTTAAGGCGGCGCTCTTATGCGCCGTCTTTATTTTTTTAAGCGCCTGTACGGCGAAGGTAAGCCCTGTTTGGGAGAGTGAGGTAACCTCTTCTGTAAGTGTGGAGAACGTTCCCTTCTATCCGCAGGAGGAGTACCAGTGCGGTCCAGCCTCTCTGGCGGCTGTGCTCGACTATAGCGGTGTTGATGTTCAGCTGGATAACCTCACCGGTGCAGTGTACACCCCTTCAAGAAAAGGGAGCCTGCAGACGGCGATGCTCTCCGGAGCCAGACGTTTCGGACGTGTTCCCTATAAGATAGGCACTCCCGCAGAGCTGAGGGATTCCCTTGCTATGGGCTATCCTGTGGTTGTTCTGCAGAATAACGGGCTCAGGTTCGCCCCTGTATGGCATTACGCCGTGGTAACTGGGCTCTATCCCGATGAGAAAAAGGTTCGCCTGCACTCCGGTCTGGAGAAGGATCTTATCCTTGATGAAGCCACCTTCGAGCATACCTGGAACCGTGGGGGGAAATGGGGCTTCATACTCCCTGAGCCCTATGGTATACCCGGTTTTGTGTCAACGTCATCCTATGTGGATTCCGTAACAGCCTTTGAAAAAGTTGGAGGTGACCCTGCGGAGTACTACAGAGGGGCGTACAGTGAATGGAGTGATAATCCCCTTGCAGGCATGGCCTATGCGAATTATTTGTATGGGGAGGGTGAGCTTGCTCATGCTGCAGAGGTATATGAGAACCTTGTGGAAGCAAACCCCGATAGGGGAGTTCTCTGGAATAATCTGGCAAATATTCTTCTGGAAACGGGGGATTACGATAAGGCATTGGATGCCGCCGAGAGAGCCGTGTCCCTTGGGGGAAGGTTTAGTAAACAGGCGGGGCAAACATTAAACGAGATAAAGGAAGAGGTGCAGAATGGCCACAAAGAAGAATGA
- a CDS encoding YitT family protein has translation MKGKNEKSVPVNGSRRRLKYLIPKWQLVTRFLSQQSGIVIGSALAALGYVLFQLPFQIAAGGISGLIIVINNYIPVSVGLLYMLINIPLIIWGYYSLGGLRFIFSTSVSVVSFSVFSDIFVRYLPDMMRRYPVSEDLLLNTIYAGVVFGFGAGLIYRAGGTIGGTSIPARILQKHTGFPLSQSYMVTDMAIILLAGFVFSWEKAMLATLALLLGGMVSDFVLEGVSQVRIAMIITEHPKMMSHTLMNELQRGVSTWSVTGAYTEQSRSMLYCTVRRSQVSDLKYIVSAVDEKAFLVIGNAQQAYGGFGFTHLKPAKKT, from the coding sequence GTGAAGGGAAAAAATGAAAAATCTGTTCCTGTAAACGGAAGCAGGAGAAGACTTAAATACCTGATCCCCAAGTGGCAGCTTGTTACAAGGTTTTTATCACAGCAGTCCGGTATTGTGATAGGTAGTGCCCTTGCAGCTCTGGGATATGTTTTGTTCCAGCTCCCTTTCCAGATCGCAGCCGGTGGTATAAGCGGTCTTATAATTGTTATAAATAACTATATTCCCGTATCCGTCGGTCTCCTCTACATGCTGATCAATATTCCCCTCATTATATGGGGTTATTACTCCCTCGGCGGGTTGAGGTTTATCTTCTCCACATCCGTATCCGTTGTGAGTTTCTCTGTGTTTTCCGATATATTTGTAAGGTATCTGCCTGATATGATGCGGAGATATCCCGTTTCCGAGGATCTGTTGCTTAACACCATATACGCAGGCGTTGTGTTCGGATTTGGTGCCGGACTAATATACAGAGCGGGTGGAACAATCGGCGGAACGAGTATCCCCGCCCGTATCCTCCAGAAACATACCGGCTTTCCCCTCTCCCAGTCCTACATGGTTACGGATATGGCGATCATCCTTCTTGCTGGATTCGTTTTTAGCTGGGAAAAGGCTATGCTCGCAACACTGGCCCTGCTCCTGGGCGGTATGGTTTCCGACTTTGTCCTTGAGGGCGTTAGTCAGGTACGTATCGCCATGATAATAACCGAGCATCCTAAGATGATGAGCCACACGCTGATGAACGAGCTCCAGAGGGGGGTCAGCACATGGTCTGTCACGGGAGCTTATACCGAACAATCACGCTCCATGCTCTACTGCACGGTACGGAGATCCCAGGTTTCGGATCTTAAATATATCGTCTCTGCCGTTGATGAGAAAGCGTTTCTGGTGATAGGAAATGCCCAGCAGGCATACGGGGGGTTCGGGTTCACACACCTGAAACCAGCTAAGAAAACATAG
- a CDS encoding 4Fe-4S dicluster domain-containing protein yields the protein MTLKRTVIIYFSPTGTTRSVLQAAAEGIPLGDTIEIDLTNPVNENYRIPEDSLTIIGVPVYAGRVPETAVNRLKDITAHGSPCAVVCLYGNREFDDALVELEDLAEELGFHVISAAAFIGEHSYSTEETPIAQGRPDEEDKKKAVEYGRSLMARAGELDSPEDADPEVPGNRPYKERKTPAGVSPDTDYNRCAKCGKCADRCPVNIIMMRDAAQSRPKGCILCNACVKTCPTGARYLDIPQVKQWSKWLHENCADRKEPEIYF from the coding sequence ATGACTTTAAAACGGACCGTTATCATATACTTCTCACCCACAGGAACAACCCGGAGCGTACTGCAAGCCGCCGCAGAGGGTATACCCCTCGGGGACACCATAGAAATCGATCTTACAAACCCGGTTAACGAAAACTACCGCATACCCGAGGACAGCCTGACGATAATAGGGGTGCCCGTATATGCAGGCAGGGTACCTGAGACAGCTGTGAACAGGCTCAAAGACATAACCGCCCACGGCTCCCCCTGTGCGGTTGTATGCCTTTACGGCAACAGGGAGTTCGATGATGCCCTTGTGGAGCTGGAAGACCTTGCGGAGGAGCTCGGCTTTCATGTAATATCCGCCGCTGCCTTCATCGGCGAGCATTCATACTCCACCGAGGAAACACCCATAGCCCAAGGGAGACCCGATGAAGAGGACAAAAAGAAGGCTGTGGAGTACGGTCGAAGCCTCATGGCCAGAGCTGGCGAGCTCGATTCCCCGGAGGATGCGGATCCCGAAGTCCCCGGGAACAGACCTTACAAGGAGCGTAAAACCCCCGCAGGAGTATCTCCGGATACCGACTATAACCGCTGTGCGAAGTGCGGCAAATGCGCAGATAGATGCCCGGTTAATATAATAATGATGAGGGATGCCGCACAGTCCCGCCCAAAGGGGTGCATACTCTGCAACGCATGTGTGAAAACATGCCCCACGGGTGCCAGATACCTTGATATACCGCAGGTAAAGCAGTGGTCAAAATGGCTCCATGAGAACTGCGCAGATAGGAAAGAGCCCGAGATATACTTCTAA